A DNA window from Cutaneotrichosporon cavernicola HIS019 DNA, chromosome: 2 contains the following coding sequences:
- a CDS encoding uncharacterized protein (Histone deacetylation protein Rxt3), with amino-acid sequence MSSHSAGGGDRTGVDRPTGPAGSSSAHEASRVPGSGLSSAYPVLNPNTTNPSQSAARPPSMLGGASSAYGGGFSSYVNDKQSERDRLRQVDREREQQQRERRDSAPQPPAAKPTGPDTSPGRPTGTQQQQYGSRTLLSTSPTLSNRPNPGAPPASSAAPKPPSTMPPSSASLASRPGVRLPGFSTLGGSRPLGAPYDGPSGRARSGSTSSVGTPIGEKPPHSGHQRNLSANSNPRDMGGLPSLGQTSPIKPAAPGSSSSAARGLYGGPPPLPGGARDPPQRSPVQSTASISTSPQQQTREPPAPAGGAKPTGSTATSASQRPPYSTSFSSTYASAYTQPYSSYGLGSGFLGSGSGYQFSYTNQERERREREQREREKEREREKERERDRERERERELADRQRRERELERGRAAQRDRERKLEIEREEQQLRAEREKERRSGFGVQTKPFQPPRSESLPYSDFYGRPRPPPAGASTQQSSFNEPKFTRHIEVINRPGEHQTDRPAATASAPAPPPTAPGPSAQPATARVERPYTYKPQEQREYQYQSRDIKRPRTEQEIEEQQAAATQMQAQATAPAPAAAAAPAPAARRTAGGGGRAKKRKEEEKKPPVRDWSLLTTAVKKWPEVSSAPVENWLKNKGSDVTQRIVGYDVYRGCNWSLAQTALSMEDCLGGVAVVRISGAFLGSQWKVRGEPGWDEASADAVPLLGERKIWGTDVYTDDSDLGLVLIHAGWLRWGGASTHDSDAINVTVRIVPTLVHYPATARNGVTTRGWGNSHDGASIVVERVERVRVDKPTMARLPQFKRRKMAMAERALEAAAINVYAPAPLDLETAAGVLSEDRTETPKPRLYNADWNRDMQVVQLDIPFCALDYSPAALAGYLDPPGEGDATPNLWTHDLFFGNSVERYFVELVTNERGSPRLDITWLETPPGWVTRRDLAVDVDPRKVHWTEDGMALSLEGDEENVSGLLCPAKYHGWIMRPKPVQPAYLEDIEKVYPAKSPAKSPLKDAMEVDSKVAVTA; translated from the exons ATGTCGTCGCACTCGGCTGGCGGAGGTGACCGTACAGGGGTCGATCGCCCCACGGGACCCGCCGGTTCTTCCTCAGCCCATGAGGCAAGCCGCGTGCCTGGGTCGGGGTTATCTTCGGCGTACCCGGTCCTCAACCCGAATACCACCAACCCATCCCAGAGTGCAGCTCGTCCCCCGTCCATGCTTGGGGgcgcttcctcggcctATGGTGGAGGCTTTAGCTCGTACGTCAACGACAAGCAGTCTGAGAGGGACCGCCTTCGCCAGGTGGACAGGGAACGCGAACAACAGCAGCGTGAGCGACGCGATAGTGCGCCCCAGCCGCCAGCAGCAAAACCTACTGGGCCCGACACCTCCCCCGGGCGTCCCACCGGTacacaacaacaacagtACGGCTCGCGTACCCTCCTCTCGACGTCTCCCACTCTCTCAAATCGGCCCAACcctggcgcgccgcctgcgtCATCCGCAGCTCCCAAGCCTCCCAGCACGAtgccaccttcctccgcatCTCTCGCCTCTCGGCCCGGTGTGAGGCTGCCAGGGTTCTCCACGCTCGGCGGCTCCCGACCTCTGGGAGCGCCATACGACGGTCCAAGtggtcgcgcgcgctccgGCAGCACCTCGAGCGTTGGCACTCCAATCGGAGAGAAGCCGCCGCACAGTGGCCACCAGCGCAACCTCTCAGCCAACAGCAACCCGCGAGACATGGGCGGGCTGCCGTCCCTTGGTCAGACGAGTCCAATCAAGCCCGCCGCCCCGGGGTCCTCGTCTTCAGCGGCGCGTGGTCTCTATGGTGgaccgcctcctcttccgGGTGGCGCACGCGACCCTCCCCAGCGCTCTCCAGTCCAGTCCAccgcgtccatctcgacctcgccacAACAGCAAACACGTGAACCGCCGGCTCCTGCTGGTGGTGCGAAGCCGACAGGTTCGACTGCGACATCCGCTTCCCAGCGCCCGCCGTATTCGACCTCCTTCAGCTCGACCTATGCGTCTGCATACACCCAGCCCTACAGCTCGTATGGCCTGGGTAGCGGATTCCTGGGCAGTGGGTCGGGATACCAGTTCTCCTACACGAATCAGGAGCGCGAACGACGCGAACGCGAACAACGTGAGCGTGAAAAggaacgcgagcgcgagaaggagagggagcgCGATCGTGAGCGTGAAAGGGAACGCGAGCTGGCCGACAGGCAGCGccgtgagcgcgagcttgagcgtgGACGTGCTGCTCAGCGCGACCGTGAGCGTAAACTCGAgattgagcgcgaggagcagcagctccgtgccgagcgcgagaaggagcgtCGCTCCGGTTTTGGTGTGCAGACCAAACCCTTCCAGCCACCCCGCTCCGAGTCGCTCCCCTACAGCGACTTTTAcggccgccctcgcccgccgccggctGGTGCCTCTACGCAACAGTCTTCCTTCAACGAGCCCAAGTTCACGCGGCACATCGAAGTGATCAACCGCCCCGGCGAGCACCAGACCGACCGGCCCGCTGCAACAGCatccgcgcccgcgcctcCCCCGACAGCTCCTGGCCCATCTGCGCAACCTGCTACCGCACGTGTTGAGCGGCCGTACACCTACAAGCCACAGGAGCAGCGCGAGTACCAGTACCAGTCCCGGGACATCAAGCGTCCGCGCACGGAACAGGAAATCGAGGAGCAGCAAGCGGCTGCTACCCAGATGCAGGCTCAGGCAACGGCACCTGCGCCTgcagccgccgctgccCCCGCTCCCGCGGCCCGCCGCAccgctggaggaggcggtcgcGCGAAGAAACGcaaagaggaggagaagaagccgCCGGTGCGCGACTGGTCGCTGCTCACGACTGCCGTCAAGAAGTGGCCCGAGGTCTCAAGTGCGCCTGTTGAGAACTGGCTCAAGAATAAGGGCTCTGACGTCACCCAGCGGATAGTCGGCTACGACGTCTACCGTGGTTGCAACTGGTCACTGGCGCAGACTGCTTTGTCAATGGAGGACTGCCTCGGTGGCGTGGCGGTCGTGCGCATCAGCGgcgccttcctcggctCACAGTGGAAGGTGCGCGGTGAGCCTGGTTGggacgaggcgagcgcGGACGCCGTGCccctccttggcgagcgTAAGATCTGGGGCACAGACGTGTACAcggacgactcggaccTGGGGCTCGTGCTCATCCACGCAGGGTGGCTCCGATGGGGCGGAGCGAGCACACACGACAGCGACGCCATCAATGTGACCGTCCGTATCGTGCCAACACTCGTGCACTACCCCGCTACAGCGCGTAACGGCGTGACGACGCGTGGATGGGGCAACTCGCACGATGGTGCTAGcattgtcgtcgagcgcgtcgagcgcgtccgtGTCGACAAACCGACCATGGCACGCCTTCCGCAGTTCAAGCGCCGCAAGATGGCCATGGCCGAGCGTGCACTTGAGGCTGCGGCAATCAACGTCTATGCGCCAGCTCCGCTCGACCTAGAGACCGCCGCTGGCGTACTCAGCGAGGACCGGACCGAGACGCCCAAGCCGCGTTTGTACAACGCCGACTGGAACCGGGATATGCAGGTAGTGCAGCTGGACATCCCATTCTGCGCGCTGGACTATAGCCcggccgcgctggccgGGTATCTCGACCCTCCAGGCGAAGGCGATGCCACGCCGAACCTTTGGACACATGACCTCTTCTTTGGAAACTCCGTGGAGCG CTACTTTGTGGAACTTGTCACAAACGAGCGCGGCTCGCCACGCTTGGATATTACGTGGCTGGAAACTCCGCCGGGCTGGGTCACGCGCAGGGACCTCGCTGTCGACGTTGACCCGCGCAAAGTTCACTGGACCGAGGACGGGATGGCGCTAAGCttggagggcgacgaggagaacgtGTCCGGCCTCCTGTGCCCTGCCAAATACCACGGCTGGATCATGCGTCCAAAGCCGGTCCAGCCTGCGTATCTTGAGGACATTGAGAAAGTCTATCCGGCTAAGTCCCCAGCCAAGTCGCCCCTCAAGGACGCAATGGAGGTCGATTCCAAGGTAGCCGTGACAGCATAA
- the fim1 gene encoding uncharacterized protein (Calponin homology domain): MQAIKLSKKYPEFKQEEIFDLINRFHQIDIDGTGGVEKAAVISALQHSGDADYDSARETLKRVDVDSSGKVAVEDWVQLHSLLRASKNQPVISSNKGRIAVTGTAGTGTKHTINEDERTSFTDHINGVLAGDPDVGHRLPIATHTMQLFDEVQDGLILCKLINDSVPDTIDERVLNKPKKGKQLNAFQMTENNNIVISSSKGIGCSVVNIGPSDIEEGREHLILGLIWQIIRRGLLAKIDIKLHPEMYRLLEDGETMEEFLRLPPDQILLRWFNYHLKAANWNRRVENFSRDVSDGENYTILLNQLRPDECTTAPIQTRDLHQRAEEVLQGADRIGCRRFLTPNGMVSGNPKLNLAFVANLFNTWPGLDPLDENEAPPEIEDFDAEGEREARVFTLWLNSLDVEPGVYNLFENLKDGTVLLQAFDKVIPGSVIWRRVSKPKEGQELSRFKAVENTNYAVDLGKQNGMHLVGIQGSDIVDGTRTLVLGLVWQLMRISITQTLAQLSRGGRAVTDQDMVRWANDTVKKGGKSSTMRSFKDPSLSNAVFFLDLLNGVKPGIVDYSLVSSSSAEEDKRLNAKLAISIARKLGALIFLVPEDIVEVRPRLILTFVGALWAASSGA, encoded by the exons ATGCAGGCCATCAAGCTGAGCAAGAAGTACCCCGAGTTCAAGCAGGAGGAGATTTTCGACCTCATCAACCGCTTCCACCAGATCGACATTGATGGGACAGGCGGCGTTGAGAAGGCAGCGGTTATTTCGGCACTGCAGCAcagcggcgacgccgactACGACTCG GCCCGTGAAAcgctcaagcgcgtcgacgtagACTCGTCAGGCAAGgttgccgtcgaggacTGGGTACAGCTTCACTCGCTACTGCGGGCAAGTAAGAACCAGCCTGT caTCTCGTCCAACAAGGGCCGCATTGCCGTCACGGGCACGGCTGGCACAGGTACCAAGCACACGATCAACGAGGATGAGCGCACGTCGTTTACCGACCACATCAACGGCGTGCTGGCCGGCGATCCAGACGTCGGGCACCGCCTCCCGATCGCGACCCACACGATGCAGCTGTtcgacgaggtgcagg ACGGCCTGATCCTCTGCAAGCTGATCAACGACTCGGTGCCCGACACGATCGACGAGCGTGTTCTCaacaagcccaagaagggcaagcaGCTGAACGCGTTCCAGATGACTGAGAACAACAACATcgtcatctcgtcgtccaagGGTATCGGCTGCTCGGTTGTCAACATTGGTCCCAGCGacatcgaggagggccgcgagcacctcatcctcggtcTGATCTGGCAGATTATCCGCCGCggtctcctcgccaagatcGACATCAAGCTCCACCCCGAGATGTaccgcctccttgaggacggcgagacgaTGGAGGAGTTCCTCCGCCTTCCGCCCGACCagatcctcctccgctgGTTCAACTACCACCTCAAGGCTGCCAACTGGAACCGCCG CGTCGAGAACTTCAGCAGAGACGTGTCGGACGGCGAGAACTATACAATCCTGCTCAACCAGCTGCGCCCCGACGAGTGCACCACCGCACCCATCCAGACTCGCGACCTGCACCAGCGCGCAGAGGAGGTGCTGCAGGGCGCGGACCGCATCGGCTGCCGCCGCTTCCTCACGCCAAACGGTATGGTGAGCGGGAACCCCAAGCTCAACCTTGCCTTTGTGGCCAACCTGTTCAACACTTGGCCTGGTCTCGACccgctcgacgagaacgaggcGCCACCCGAGATTGAGGACtttgacgccgagggcgagcgcgaggctcGTGTGTTCACGCTCTGGCTCAActcgctcgacgtcgagccgGGAGTTTACAACCTGTTCGAGAACCTCAAG GACGGTACAGTCCTTCTCCAGGCGTTCGACAAGGTGATTCCCGGGTCGGTCATCTGGCGGCGCGTCAGCAAGCCCAAGGAGGGCCAGGAGCTGTCGCGCTTCAAGGCAGTCGAGAACACGAACTACGCTGTCGACCTGGGCAAACAGAACGGCAtgcacctcgtcggcatccAGGGCTCGGACATTGTTGACGGGACGCGCactctcgtcctcggtctcgtgTGGCAGCTGATGCGCATCAGTATCACGCAGACGCTCGCACAACTCAGCCGCGGCGGTCGTGCTGTCACCGACCAGGACATGGTGCGCTGGGCCAACGACACTGTCAAGAAGGGCGGCAAGAGCAGCACGATGCGCAGCTTCAAGGACCCGAGCCTCAGCAACGCCGTCTTcttccttgacctcctcaacggcgTCAAGCCTGGCATTGTCGACTACTCGCTCGTGtcgagcagcagcgccGAAGAGGACAAGCGTCtcaacgccaagctcgccatcTCGATTGCACGTAAGCTCGGCGCACTCATCTTCCTCGTGCCAGAGGACATTGTCGAGGTGCGCCCAcgcctcatcctcacgTTTGTTGGTGCGCTGTgggccgcgtcgtcgggcgCCTAA